Proteins co-encoded in one Leptospira yasudae genomic window:
- a CDS encoding phosphoribosylanthranilate isomerase yields MNRHSNETAKVKICGIRDLEIARICREEGADYVGLNFVPSSPRKIELAEARKIVEFYRSQENSPEIVLLFYKNSLEEMKTVISSLDHDFIQWVWDDTSVTPSIRETLFRKRQICSYRVSAPITNEDLQSVVPGELLILDSYSKGAGGGTGETFNWEYVQGIERNFLLAGGLTPSNVAQAIRSVRPFGVDVASGVESSPGIKDAQKVIQFIRNAKSAL; encoded by the coding sequence ATGAATCGCCATTCAAACGAAACAGCAAAAGTCAAAATCTGCGGAATTCGCGATCTGGAAATCGCACGCATCTGCAGGGAAGAAGGAGCCGATTACGTCGGACTCAATTTCGTGCCTTCCAGTCCCAGAAAAATCGAACTCGCCGAAGCGCGCAAGATCGTGGAATTCTATCGTTCGCAGGAGAATTCTCCGGAGATCGTACTCTTATTCTATAAGAATTCCCTCGAAGAAATGAAAACCGTGATCTCTTCTCTCGATCACGATTTTATCCAATGGGTTTGGGACGATACAAGCGTAACGCCGAGCATTCGGGAAACACTCTTCCGGAAAAGACAGATTTGTTCGTATCGGGTTTCCGCACCGATCACGAACGAAGATCTCCAGTCCGTCGTTCCGGGCGAACTTCTGATCTTGGATAGTTATTCCAAGGGCGCGGGCGGAGGAACCGGAGAAACATTCAATTGGGAATACGTTCAAGGAATCGAACGAAACTTTCTCTTGGCCGGGGGCCTTACTCCGTCTAACGTCGCTCAGGCGATTCGATCGGTTCGTCCGTTCGGAGTGGACGTCGCCAGCGGAGTGGAATCTTCTCCCGGAATCAAGGACGCACAAAAAGTAATTCAATTTATCAGGAACGCAAAATCGGCCTTATGA
- a CDS encoding polyphenol oxidase family protein, giving the protein MAIFHSFPIAEGKKIKILIAGKKDLPNESLDLQTQKREIAKLTGVSESNVFILDQVHGDTVFDADRSDASSFEKGDAWIGDASGKILCIKTADCLPLFFWSEQSPKFVAIHSGWKGTLAGITEKTLRLAFDRSILSNGTLLGYLGPCASGLRYEVGEDVALLFREEFPNCLQETKPGKFLLDLESFLKFRLEKNGISVVLQSERICTMEKDSDFFSHRRKDVGRNLNLIWKEG; this is encoded by the coding sequence ATGGCCATCTTTCATTCTTTCCCGATCGCGGAAGGGAAAAAAATCAAGATTCTGATCGCGGGCAAAAAGGATCTTCCGAACGAATCGTTAGACCTCCAAACCCAAAAGCGTGAAATCGCAAAGCTCACCGGAGTTTCCGAATCGAACGTTTTTATTCTGGATCAGGTTCACGGTGATACGGTGTTCGACGCGGACCGGTCGGATGCTTCTTCCTTTGAGAAAGGAGACGCGTGGATCGGCGATGCTTCCGGGAAAATTCTCTGCATCAAAACCGCGGATTGTTTGCCCTTATTTTTTTGGTCCGAACAAAGTCCTAAGTTTGTCGCGATTCACTCCGGTTGGAAGGGAACGTTAGCCGGAATTACGGAAAAAACTTTGCGGCTTGCGTTCGACCGATCGATTCTTTCGAACGGTACTCTGCTCGGATATCTCGGACCCTGTGCGAGCGGTCTTCGTTACGAAGTGGGAGAAGACGTAGCTTTGTTGTTTCGGGAGGAATTTCCGAACTGTTTGCAGGAAACAAAGCCGGGTAAGTTTCTGCTGGATCTGGAATCGTTTTTGAAATTTCGTCTGGAGAAGAACGGCATTTCCGTCGTGTTGCAATCCGAACGGATCTGTACGATGGAGAAGGATTCAGACTTCTTCAGTCACCGTCGAAAGGATGTGGGAAGAAATCTGAATCTGATTTGGAAAGAAGGTTAG
- a CDS encoding response regulator: protein MKAGVAPNGRPYQVLIAENSRFQAKQLAQILESEGYQVIGFAENGKELVQLYDQHRLVDLITLDLNLPVMDGYATFFEIKDKGVLPRIIIVSEENTPAVLKNLIDEGAMDYIPKPVKREKVLEKVNAAIKKVPKV from the coding sequence ATGAAAGCAGGTGTAGCTCCCAACGGAAGACCGTATCAAGTTTTGATCGCCGAGAACTCCAGATTTCAGGCCAAACAATTGGCGCAAATCTTGGAATCGGAAGGTTATCAAGTGATCGGATTTGCGGAAAACGGAAAGGAACTCGTACAGCTCTACGATCAACACAGACTCGTGGATCTGATCACTCTCGACTTGAACCTTCCCGTGATGGACGGTTATGCGACCTTCTTTGAAATCAAGGACAAGGGAGTTCTTCCGAGAATCATCATCGTATCCGAGGAAAACACTCCCGCAGTATTGAAAAACCTGATCGACGAAGGCGCGATGGATTACATTCCGAAACCGGTCAAACGCGAGAAGGTTTTGGAAAAGGTCAACGCCGCGATCAAGAAGGTTCCGAAAGTCTAA
- the leuB gene encoding 3-isopropylmalate dehydrogenase, translating into MKNVAVLSGDGIGPEVMEVALSVLKKALGAKASEFNFKEGYVGGIAIDKTGHPLPPETLKLCEESSAILFGSVGGPKWESLPPEKQPERGALLPLRKHFDLFANIRPAIIYPELKKASPVRADIIGDGLDILILRELTGGIYFGQPKGREGSGQEEFAYDTMKYSRREIERITRVAFQAARKRNNKVTSIDKANVLTTSVFWKEVVIDLHKKEFSDVQLNHLYVDNAAMQLIVNPKQFDVVLCENMFGDILSDEASIITGSIGMLPSASLSESGFGLYEPSGGSAPDIAGKGVANPIAQVLSAALMLRYSFSMEEEAAKIESAVRKTIASGKRTRDIAEAGSTVVGTKEIGQVIESFL; encoded by the coding sequence ATGAAGAACGTAGCTGTACTTTCCGGTGACGGAATCGGACCGGAAGTAATGGAGGTAGCCCTCTCCGTTTTGAAAAAGGCTCTCGGTGCGAAGGCTTCCGAGTTTAATTTTAAGGAAGGATACGTGGGCGGAATCGCGATCGATAAAACCGGCCATCCGCTTCCTCCCGAAACGCTCAAACTCTGCGAAGAATCCTCGGCGATTTTATTCGGAAGCGTGGGCGGACCGAAATGGGAAAGTCTTCCTCCGGAAAAACAACCGGAACGAGGAGCGCTTCTCCCTCTCCGAAAACACTTCGACTTATTTGCAAACATCAGACCGGCGATCATCTATCCCGAATTGAAAAAGGCTTCCCCCGTTCGCGCCGACATCATCGGGGACGGATTGGACATTTTGATCCTGCGAGAATTGACCGGCGGAATCTACTTCGGACAGCCGAAAGGAAGAGAAGGATCGGGTCAGGAAGAATTCGCGTACGACACGATGAAGTATTCCAGAAGGGAGATCGAACGAATCACACGAGTCGCCTTCCAAGCCGCCCGCAAAAGAAATAATAAAGTGACAAGCATCGACAAAGCAAACGTCTTGACGACCTCCGTTTTTTGGAAAGAAGTTGTAATCGATTTGCATAAGAAAGAATTTTCCGACGTCCAATTGAATCATCTTTACGTGGACAACGCGGCGATGCAGCTGATCGTAAACCCGAAACAATTCGACGTGGTTCTTTGCGAAAACATGTTCGGAGACATTCTTTCCGACGAGGCTTCCATCATCACGGGTTCGATCGGTATGTTGCCTTCGGCTTCCCTTTCGGAATCCGGTTTCGGTTTATACGAACCTTCCGGAGGTTCCGCACCGGACATCGCAGGCAAAGGAGTGGCGAATCCGATCGCACAGGTGCTCAGCGCCGCATTGATGTTGCGCTATTCTTTTTCTATGGAAGAAGAAGCGGCCAAGATCGAAAGCGCGGTTCGCAAAACGATCGCCTCCGGCAAAAGAACCAGAGACATCGCCGAAGCGGGATCGACCGTAGTCGGAACCAAGGAAATCGGTCAAGTCATCGAATCCTTTCTCTAA
- a CDS encoding aspartate aminotransferase family protein, giving the protein MNETDIHKELFEHTKELADHYLLNTYSRYNVAFRYGVNELLFDFDNKQYIDFHCGVAVTNLGHADPDIIEVVRSQADKLFHTSNLFYSEEAAKLAELLILNSFPGKVFLTNSGTEAIEGAFKLARKYATSKSIVDPIILSLEKSFHGRSVSGMSLTGQDKIRKGYGELLKGIEFIEPNNDEALVAAFERYQGRIVALIEEPILGESGIIPLSNSFLTLSRELTAENDALLIFDEIQTGIGRTGTLFAFETMGFSPDAMTLAKGLGSGFPIGALIVGEKYQDLFTQGSHGSTFGGNHLAAAIAYETIRIIQTREILNNVNLCSDIAFTRLNDMKERYPVISEVRGKGLHIGVVLKVPSRPIAEACLAAGLVVNATADNVIRIMPPLTISSDFLNQGLDIFESVLKQN; this is encoded by the coding sequence ATGAACGAAACGGACATTCACAAGGAACTCTTTGAACACACCAAAGAATTAGCGGATCATTATCTGCTCAACACATACTCTCGTTACAACGTCGCGTTCCGTTACGGGGTCAACGAACTTCTATTCGACTTTGACAATAAACAATACATCGACTTTCACTGCGGGGTCGCGGTCACCAATCTCGGCCACGCCGATCCGGATATCATCGAAGTCGTTCGTTCCCAAGCGGACAAACTCTTTCACACTTCGAATCTATTCTACTCCGAAGAAGCGGCCAAACTCGCGGAGCTTTTGATTCTCAATTCGTTTCCCGGAAAAGTGTTTTTGACCAACTCCGGAACCGAAGCGATCGAAGGCGCGTTCAAACTCGCTAGAAAATACGCGACTTCCAAAAGCATCGTGGACCCGATCATTCTTTCTCTGGAAAAAAGTTTCCACGGAAGATCCGTTTCCGGGATGAGCTTAACCGGTCAGGACAAAATCAGAAAGGGTTACGGAGAACTTCTCAAAGGAATCGAGTTCATTGAACCGAACAACGACGAAGCACTCGTCGCCGCCTTCGAAAGATATCAGGGAAGAATCGTAGCCTTGATCGAAGAACCGATCTTAGGAGAAAGCGGAATCATTCCCCTTTCCAACAGCTTCTTAACCCTTTCCCGCGAATTGACCGCGGAAAACGACGCCCTTTTGATCTTCGACGAAATTCAAACCGGAATCGGAAGAACCGGAACGTTATTCGCCTTTGAAACGATGGGATTTTCACCGGACGCGATGACTCTTGCCAAAGGACTCGGATCGGGTTTTCCGATCGGAGCTTTGATCGTAGGAGAAAAATACCAAGACCTGTTCACACAAGGTTCTCACGGTTCTACCTTCGGAGGAAATCACCTCGCGGCGGCGATCGCGTACGAAACCATCCGCATCATCCAGACCAGAGAAATCCTGAACAACGTGAATCTTTGTTCGGACATCGCGTTTACAAGATTGAACGACATGAAGGAACGTTATCCGGTCATTTCCGAAGTTAGAGGAAAGGGTCTTCATATCGGAGTCGTGCTGAAAGTTCCTTCCAGACCGATCGCGGAAGCTTGTCTCGCGGCAGGACTCGTGGTGAACGCGACGGCGGACAATGTGATTCGGATCATGCCTCCTCTCACGATCTCCTCCGATTTCTTAAATCAGGGATTGGACATCTTCGAATCCGTACTCAAACAAAACTAA
- a CDS encoding phospho-sugar mutase — MNHPESLIHSWTQDPFPSGVRTEATRALEKFSNGESGPDVEAFSVPLEFGTGGMRGRLGNGIGRMNEFTVGRAALGFVGYLSKKTKKASIVIAYDSRRRSKEFAEVTAGIAASLGVKVILFNEVTPTPLLSYAIRYYKATGGVVITASHNPPDYNGFKAYLADGGQLVPPDDKKIISKIESIHDWNSISILSPKDPLYKKMVKPAGKDCFASYKKELSKAGILSSSLKPKERAALKVVYSPLHGTGGKAMKELLNGFGYKNVFLVPEQKDPNGEFPTVKYPNPEEPEAMELSKKFAIAKGAHAFIATDPDADRLGIGVKNSKGEYVLLNGNQIGSIMAAYLCEAYASGKKKKKAVLIKTIVTTDLQENIAKKNKVKYKNVLTGFKFIAQVMAKIDKSKTDFFLFGGEESFGYLPVSFVRDKDSLSSALLLLEILTEKKDLLQYMDEIYLKYGLFQESLKSLTLEGSAGKEKIRKSLESLRTVDLLGKQIHQRKIVGVLDYKTQTAKGNASKSAFAGCPSSDVIQVVLEGNAKLTIRPSGTEPKIKIYSSFQSLNAPKNQGEIRTLTADLLGEIKASEEIFLKLAGLS; from the coding sequence ATGAATCATCCCGAATCCCTCATTCACTCCTGGACACAAGATCCCTTCCCGAGCGGAGTTCGAACGGAAGCGACCCGCGCTCTGGAAAAATTCTCCAATGGAGAATCCGGTCCCGACGTAGAAGCCTTTTCCGTTCCTCTCGAATTCGGAACGGGAGGCATGCGCGGAAGACTCGGAAACGGAATCGGAAGAATGAACGAGTTCACCGTGGGCCGGGCGGCTCTCGGTTTCGTAGGTTATCTTTCTAAAAAAACGAAGAAGGCTTCCATCGTAATCGCGTACGATTCGAGAAGAAGATCCAAAGAATTTGCGGAAGTCACCGCGGGCATCGCCGCTTCTCTCGGAGTGAAGGTGATTCTTTTTAACGAGGTGACTCCGACCCCGCTTCTTTCGTATGCGATCCGTTATTACAAGGCCACGGGCGGAGTCGTAATCACCGCTTCCCACAATCCGCCCGATTACAACGGGTTCAAAGCCTATCTCGCGGACGGAGGACAACTCGTACCTCCGGATGATAAAAAGATCATTTCTAAAATCGAGTCGATCCACGATTGGAATTCGATTTCGATTCTTTCTCCGAAAGATCCTTTGTATAAGAAGATGGTAAAACCCGCGGGCAAGGACTGTTTCGCTTCCTACAAAAAGGAACTTTCCAAAGCGGGAATCCTTTCCTCTTCCCTAAAACCGAAAGAACGAGCCGCACTGAAGGTCGTTTATTCCCCGTTACACGGAACAGGCGGAAAAGCGATGAAGGAACTCTTAAACGGATTCGGATACAAAAACGTATTCTTAGTTCCCGAACAAAAAGATCCGAACGGAGAATTCCCCACCGTAAAATATCCGAACCCCGAAGAACCGGAGGCCATGGAACTTTCCAAGAAGTTCGCGATCGCAAAGGGCGCGCACGCGTTCATCGCAACCGACCCGGATGCGGACCGACTCGGAATCGGAGTGAAAAACTCCAAGGGAGAATACGTCTTATTAAACGGAAATCAAATCGGCTCGATCATGGCCGCGTATCTTTGTGAAGCGTACGCCTCCGGCAAAAAAAAGAAAAAGGCAGTATTGATCAAGACCATCGTAACTACGGATCTTCAAGAAAACATCGCTAAGAAAAACAAGGTAAAATACAAAAACGTATTAACCGGATTCAAGTTCATCGCGCAGGTGATGGCAAAGATCGACAAAAGCAAAACCGATTTCTTTTTGTTCGGCGGGGAAGAATCCTTCGGATATCTCCCTGTTTCTTTCGTGAGAGATAAGGATTCGTTATCGTCCGCCCTTCTCCTATTGGAAATTCTTACCGAAAAAAAAGACCTTCTGCAATACATGGACGAGATCTATCTGAAATACGGCCTCTTTCAGGAAAGTCTTAAATCTCTCACACTCGAAGGAAGCGCCGGTAAAGAAAAGATCCGCAAATCCTTGGAATCTCTGCGAACCGTGGATCTTTTGGGAAAACAAATCCATCAGAGAAAGATCGTGGGCGTTCTGGATTACAAAACCCAGACCGCAAAAGGAAACGCTTCCAAATCGGCATTCGCGGGTTGTCCTTCTTCCGACGTGATCCAAGTCGTTTTGGAAGGAAACGCAAAGCTCACGATTCGTCCTTCCGGAACCGAACCGAAGATCAAGATCTATTCCTCCTTTCAAAGTCTGAATGCTCCGAAAAACCAAGGAGAGATTCGGACTCTCACGGCTGATCTGCTCGGCGAGATCAAAGCCTCCGAAGAAATATTTTTAAAATTGGCGGGACTCTCATGA
- a CDS encoding pyridoxal phosphate-dependent aminotransferase: MQPGEFWIEERLEKYRKTAPCNLGESGVRNRTFGELLSALELSPDVLNSISLEDAPNRGDLTLREEIAKLYAGLHADRILVTTGTGEALYILFHLLCKKGSVVSYLDPAFQALYEIPKMIGAVLEPVSLLETMDQNPDSSLPEFCVWELFARGKNLVIFNHPHNPSGLSLRAAEIERLREFASEHKGWILFDEHYRFLDFQNDLSWTGAGLNERTVSTGSITKCFGVMGLRIGWMTGPVELIERARSFKDYLTHTVSPISEFLTLQILKNRERLISPIKTSILQNIQNFESVWRGLPGLESFVPPGGGVVSFVKLKKGIDSSKYADALISQCGVFVLPGRDFECEGWIRIGFGETNERFQAGIDRWKELKL, translated from the coding sequence ATGCAACCCGGAGAATTCTGGATCGAGGAACGACTCGAGAAATATAGAAAAACCGCGCCCTGCAATCTGGGAGAAAGCGGGGTTCGCAATCGAACCTTCGGAGAACTTCTTTCCGCTCTGGAACTTTCTCCCGATGTTTTGAATTCGATTTCTTTGGAAGACGCTCCCAACCGAGGCGATCTTACTCTTCGGGAAGAAATCGCGAAGTTATATGCCGGTTTGCACGCGGATCGGATTTTGGTCACGACCGGAACCGGAGAAGCTCTGTACATTCTCTTTCATCTTCTATGCAAAAAAGGTTCGGTGGTTTCGTATCTCGATCCTGCCTTTCAAGCGTTATACGAAATCCCGAAGATGATCGGAGCCGTTTTGGAGCCGGTTTCTCTTTTGGAAACGATGGATCAAAATCCCGATTCTTCTCTGCCTGAATTCTGCGTTTGGGAATTGTTTGCGAGAGGGAAGAATCTAGTAATCTTCAATCATCCTCACAATCCTTCCGGTCTTTCTTTACGCGCGGCTGAAATCGAACGACTACGGGAATTCGCGTCCGAACACAAAGGCTGGATTTTGTTCGACGAACACTATCGGTTTTTAGATTTTCAAAACGATCTTTCTTGGACGGGCGCCGGTTTGAACGAAAGGACGGTCAGTACAGGTTCGATCACCAAGTGTTTTGGTGTGATGGGACTTCGGATTGGCTGGATGACCGGGCCGGTCGAATTGATCGAACGAGCGCGTTCGTTTAAAGACTATCTAACGCACACTGTTTCTCCGATTTCCGAGTTTTTAACGCTTCAGATTCTGAAGAATCGGGAACGATTGATCTCTCCGATCAAAACATCCATTTTACAGAATATTCAAAATTTCGAAAGCGTTTGGCGCGGTCTCCCCGGTTTGGAATCCTTTGTTCCCCCCGGAGGCGGAGTGGTCTCCTTCGTGAAGCTAAAAAAAGGAATCGATTCGTCGAAGTATGCGGACGCATTGATTTCCCAGTGCGGAGTTTTTGTTTTGCCGGGCCGCGATTTTGAATGCGAAGGTTGGATTCGGATCGGTTTTGGAGAAACGAACGAACGGTTTCAAGCGGGAATAGATCGCTGGAAAGAATTGAAACTCTAA
- the rpmB gene encoding 50S ribosomal protein L28 has product MARRCEVTGKGTVAGNNVSHSHIKTRRTWKVNLIKKRIFLEDENRWVTVRLSTRALRTLRKKGIKAAIKDNGGSLGVLAPKKYAGIQKQAPKKA; this is encoded by the coding sequence ATGGCCAGAAGATGTGAAGTAACCGGGAAGGGCACTGTAGCCGGAAACAACGTTTCCCATTCCCACATTAAGACAAGAAGAACCTGGAAGGTGAATCTTATCAAAAAAAGAATCTTTTTGGAAGATGAGAACCGTTGGGTTACAGTTCGTCTTTCTACCAGAGCTCTTCGTACTCTGAGAAAAAAAGGAATTAAGGCCGCCATCAAAGATAACGGCGGATCCTTGGGCGTTCTTGCTCCAAAAAAATACGCGGGAATCCAAAAACAGGCCCCTAAAAAAGCCTGA
- the nth gene encoding endonuclease III, producing the protein MLQKNTRESKNRPLKKPDPAFLKWFSRIFSLLRKEFGEVATPLHFQKDYELAIAVILSAQCTDERVNQVTPALFKAFPSLESFANADLKEIETLIFSTGFYRNKAKSIQGFAKKLLNDFGGKIPKTIAELITLPGFGRKTANVVLSEVHGRVEGIVVDTHVNRISKVLGLTTKTDPVQVEKDLMALLPEKYWRDISLYLIFLGRKSCKAHRRFCEDCILKKDCPSSSVVYGA; encoded by the coding sequence TTGCTCCAAAAAAATACGCGGGAATCCAAAAACAGGCCCCTAAAAAAGCCTGATCCTGCGTTTCTAAAGTGGTTTTCCCGAATCTTTTCTCTTCTTAGAAAAGAATTCGGGGAGGTCGCAACCCCCCTTCATTTTCAAAAAGACTACGAACTCGCGATTGCCGTGATCCTTAGTGCGCAATGCACGGACGAACGAGTCAATCAAGTCACCCCGGCTCTTTTTAAAGCCTTTCCCAGTTTAGAATCCTTTGCAAACGCCGATCTGAAAGAGATCGAAACGCTGATCTTTTCCACGGGCTTTTACCGCAATAAGGCGAAGTCGATTCAAGGTTTTGCCAAGAAATTGTTAAACGACTTCGGCGGTAAAATTCCGAAAACGATCGCGGAGCTGATTACGCTTCCCGGTTTCGGAAGGAAAACGGCGAACGTAGTTTTGTCGGAAGTGCACGGTCGTGTGGAAGGAATCGTAGTCGATACGCACGTAAATCGGATTTCGAAAGTGCTGGGTCTTACCACCAAGACCGATCCGGTTCAAGTGGAGAAGGATCTGATGGCTCTTCTTCCCGAAAAGTATTGGAGGGATATTTCCTTATATCTCATCTTTTTGGGTAGAAAAAGCTGCAAGGCTCATCGAAGATTCTGCGAAGATTGTATCTTAAAAAAAGATTGTCCCTCGTCCTCAGTCGTATACGGAGCTTAA
- a CDS encoding acyl-CoA thioesterase: protein MEVFIDQKLEGMELATQHIVMSRDLNQHGFLFGGQMLAWIDEGCAMYVMEKIRYSNIVTVSMADVVFKSPGLLGDIIQIFSKIDKIGNSSITIRNTSIGKSQSRKELKEIIDCKITYVCLDENGKPFPYFRDHFELQDLK from the coding sequence ATGGAAGTATTTATCGATCAAAAATTGGAAGGAATGGAACTCGCGACGCAGCATATCGTGATGTCGAGGGATCTCAATCAGCACGGATTTCTTTTCGGAGGTCAGATGCTTGCGTGGATCGACGAAGGATGCGCGATGTATGTGATGGAAAAGATCCGCTATTCCAATATCGTCACGGTGAGTATGGCGGATGTAGTATTTAAAAGTCCGGGGCTTCTCGGGGATATCATCCAGATTTTTTCCAAGATCGACAAGATCGGAAACAGTTCGATCACGATCCGAAACACGTCCATCGGAAAAAGTCAAAGCCGCAAAGAACTCAAAGAAATCATCGATTGTAAGATCACGTACGTTTGTCTGGATGAAAACGGAAAACCGTTTCCGTATTTCCGCGATCATTTCGAACTTCAGGATCTGAAGTAA
- a CDS encoding peptide chain release factor family protein, translating to MASRFPVSVEKESKLLELMEVLQIKETDLEESFTRSGGKGGQNVNKVSTAVHLKHKPSGIEVKCSLYRTQGLNRYKARAILCEKVQEENRKKEGVLSDERKKTIRNKQKDAKRKKEKYSRKSQNSSSILSEPEESFEEERDDSDISDEREVES from the coding sequence ATGGCCTCTCGTTTTCCCGTTTCGGTGGAAAAAGAATCCAAACTTCTGGAACTGATGGAAGTTCTTCAGATTAAGGAAACCGATCTGGAGGAAAGTTTTACAAGAAGCGGAGGCAAGGGCGGTCAAAACGTAAATAAGGTTTCGACGGCCGTTCATCTCAAACATAAACCTTCGGGGATCGAAGTCAAATGTTCCTTGTATCGAACACAGGGACTCAACCGGTATAAGGCCCGCGCCATTCTTTGCGAAAAAGTCCAGGAAGAGAATCGAAAGAAAGAAGGCGTCTTAAGCGACGAACGAAAAAAAACGATTCGAAACAAACAGAAGGACGCAAAACGAAAGAAGGAAAAGTATTCCAGAAAGAGTCAAAATTCTTCTTCCATTCTTTCCGAACCGGAAGAAAGTTTTGAAGAAGAACGGGACGATTCGGATATTTCGGATGAAAGAGAAGTCGAAAGCTGA